ATATGCTTTCAGATAACAAAAGCATATGTCAAAGTAAGTTGTCTTGTTTTGATTTTAgaacatttgattttaaaaactacttaaacaatattatatataaagtatttcaaaaaaaaatgtttctaaacaACTTGCTGACACAGCtcaatagtttaaaaacaaaaaactcatGAGAACtttgttttaacttataaaagtattataaataacaatgaataaaacaaaacaaaaattgtatttgtcaaaaacaacaacaacaaacataATCTAAACCTTGATAGTTTTATATCAGCAAAAACtattttcactttatttaatttttgaaagtattttattaatctatttccaaatcttttattttcctCACTTATCTATcctaattttataacaattatacTTGATTTGATccagtataaattttttaaatttcgtcattaatttttcatgtttataCACAATCTTCAGATGGTATGATGAATAAATAgagattataaataatattcaattCTATTTCTatgaaattatttatcaaaaaaatattattaatcaaaaatacaattttaaaaaagtctttaagtGTTAATAAGTTCAGTCTGACaaatccaaaaaattatttttcaaaactaaaatgcaaaaattaaaaataaagtcataagaaataaactttgtttaaatttctatatttattaaaattgtggTTACTCActaaattatttgaaacatataaatttattttaaaacatattttaaaataaactggACACATGATGATAACCATGCGATTAGCAAGATGTAAACAATCATTaggatataaaatttttaaaataaaaattttttaaaaagtttttataaactacataaattttatataaatatatactgttAGACAGATTAGGATGTTTTAAAAGAGTATTACATACAAAATGTATATGCTAAAAACTCAATAAATCATGGTTTGAtaattctgtaaaaaaaaaaaaaaaagatgagtcATTATCAGCAAATTGTTTAAAGTGAATGAGCACTTAtcatcaacaataaaaaacagaacTTTTATAATACAGTTACTGTATACTTATTAAATAACCCATAATTTGCTGAATGGGTGTTCAGATCGGACTTTCTGAAGGATTTAGATGCTTGATACTCTCTGCAAACCTTCCAGATTACTAATTTAAGTCTTACGTTACAGATATACTTCAAAATAACCTTCAAACTACCTTATCAGATAAAGGTGTGCACTGTCTAGTATATTTTACCCacattgaactttaaaatactgcattttttattaagtatgtttaatttaaaacatcttttaacctaaaaccataaaaatagtaaactataaaaaaactaaacatttcaatcatttatatcaaaaaattatttatattatttcattcattatatcaaatccattttatttcaaaattagttaaaaaatgtttagtcttttttatttttcaaaacatttaaagtataataatagaCAATGCCTAATttacatgtaaaaataaaaaattctgaaaaattttttttttacattataatacCTTTTCTGTAAAAATTCAGGGTTAAAGTtcaatttaaagatttattattcttttaaattttattaacaaatttcagCTAATCAACTGAATATAAACCTCTAACGGGTGATGCGGAAGTTATCAGACAAATCCTAATTTCATTATTTGAgcataataattagtttttgtggttttatgcGTAGGTATAAAcgttctataaaatataaactttattatttgaaacacaattatttaaaatgaggtTAAATGCAGCTGAACGAGAATCTTTTCGAAAGcgactaaaaatgttttttgtaaataaacctaatataaaaaaaaaaaaaatcgtaaatcattttgaaaaggaAGGATTTGCTCGAAGTACAATATATGATAACCTAAAAAGACTTGAAACTGTTCAATTGTTTTCTGATAGAAAGCACCCTGGTCGCCCGACATCCTGGACTAGAGAAAAGAAAGCCGAACTAACGAGACTTGTCAACAATCGAAAAGGGGTCGGTCAGAGAAAAATAGGTATTAAATTCGGTGTAAATCAATCGACAATTGGTcgtcagttaaaaaaaatgaatattaaatatagaaaacgTGAAAAGACTCCAAAATACACTATAGAACAACAAATAAAGGCAAAGAAAAGAAGCAGGAAACTAGTTAACCAACTCTATAACACAAAATCATTTCAAGTCATCGATGacgaaaaatacttttgttttgcaGGGGACAGCATGCCTGGAAATTTTGGATACTACGCAAACAACAAAAAGACATGCCCAGAAAGTGTTCGTTTTATAGGAAAAgagaaatttccaaaaaaattattaatgtggATAGCCATATCTGACCGTGGTATGTCCGAGCCATTGTTTCGCTCTTCCAAGGCTGTAGCGATCAATTCATCaatctatattaatgaatgttTAGAAAAACGACTTCTTTCATTTATTCACAAGTATCATGGAGactttaactatttattttggcCAGATTTAGCAAGTTTTCATTATTCTAAAGATTCTCTAAATTGGATGGACCAATATGTCGATTACGTTGATAAAGAATCCAATCCCCCAAATGTGCCTCAAGCACAAccaattgaaaatttatggggACATTTGGCACAGAAGGTTTACGAAGGAGATTGGCAAGCTTCAACAGAGCAAGTTTTGATTGATCGCATTAAACTAAAACTACAAGAAATTGATTTAAACTTTTCACAGTTGCATATGAAAGGCGTCAGAGCAAAATTGAGATCAATTGCAGATGGTGGTgttttttcatatgaaaaataatatatttttattaaaagataaatgctttatttaaaaaaaatataatagtagtttgtttttttacttataaataagttattgacGTTTTTATTTTGTCCGATAACTTCCGCATCACCcgttataacatttttaaattaagttacaTATTGTAATATAAATGTGATTTGTTACATGCAAAAtgttcattatttttatgtaaccAAGATGTAGCATAACACATACTGACACGTAAAATTTTGacctaataatattatataataatataacattgtCACCTGTGgtatcttttaattttgaaacattttttaattggtagTTAATTTATAACTGGCGTTAAATGTGTTTTTGGAAATATCTACACGCATATCCATGcgtatttttacattttagacaTACAATATCTTCATAGCATAATATTTATGCTAAAAGGATAAACAATGTCaagaatataaaagataaagaaatgCATAGGTGATGGTTTCAAAGAACACTAAACCTTATATAATTTAAGGTCCTTGAAAAAACTGAAGAGCTACTTACCTTGATATAATTAACTAATACGTTATCATTGAGaagtctttaaaaaacttgacaTTATATGTAGATTTATTGCTTGTGGG
This portion of the Hydra vulgaris chromosome 13, alternate assembly HydraT2T_AEP genome encodes:
- the LOC136089930 gene encoding uncharacterized protein LOC136089930; amino-acid sequence: MRLNAAERESFRKRLKMFFVNKPNIKKKKIVNHFEKEGFARSTIYDNLKRLETVQLFSDRKHPGRPTSWTREKKAELTRLVNNRKGVGQRKIGIKFGVNQSTIGRQLKKMNIKYRKREKTPKYTIEQQIKAKKRSRKLVNQLYNTKSFQVIDDEKYFCFAGDSMPGNFGYYANNKKTCPESVRFIGKEKFPKKLLMWIAISDRGMSEPLFRSSKAVAINSSIYINECLEKRLLSFIHKYHGDFNYLFWPDLASFHYSKDSLNWMDQYVDYVDKESNPPNVPQAQPIENLWGHLAQKVYEGDWQASTEQVLIDRIKLKLQEIDLNFSQLHMKGVRAKLRSIADGGVFSYEK